From Bifidobacterium longum subsp. longum JCM 1217, one genomic window encodes:
- a CDS encoding ABC transporter permease: MRFVLKRLALFVVALFGLSVVVFAALRILPGDVASVMAGVNSPPERVTQLREQLGLNRPLIAQYFDWMSALARGDFGTSILTGRSVTSLVGARASITFPLIILALLIALVIGLPLGCAAVLARSATVRAVFHVLAIVGGAVPALWGGLLLILLFGRGVGLLDVFPSQGFPLDGWGAPGSAISALVLPAVSVGIIVGASLMRYTRAALGDLASSGYIDMARSCGMTRTQAVLRVGLRLATPQLVSVIGLTFASMVTGVMVIENLFALPGIGNGLVTDVGNRDLIAVQSELFLLAAFFLTVGLVVDLFHRVLDPRLKTATAITEVTA; this comes from the coding sequence ATGCGATTCGTGTTGAAACGGCTGGCGTTATTCGTGGTGGCGTTGTTCGGCCTGTCCGTGGTGGTTTTTGCAGCATTGCGCATTCTGCCTGGCGATGTGGCCTCCGTGATGGCCGGCGTCAACTCGCCGCCTGAGCGTGTGACCCAGCTACGCGAACAACTCGGTCTGAATCGGCCATTGATTGCACAATACTTCGATTGGATGAGTGCGCTGGCCCGTGGTGACTTCGGCACTTCAATCCTGACTGGTCGCTCCGTAACCTCCTTGGTAGGCGCACGTGCGTCCATCACCTTTCCCCTGATTATTCTTGCCCTGCTCATCGCCTTGGTCATCGGCTTGCCGCTGGGCTGTGCGGCGGTACTGGCCCGCAGCGCAACGGTGCGTGCGGTGTTTCATGTACTGGCTATTGTCGGCGGTGCCGTACCTGCGTTGTGGGGCGGTCTGCTGCTGATTCTGTTGTTCGGGCGCGGCGTAGGATTGCTTGATGTGTTTCCCTCGCAAGGGTTCCCGCTGGATGGTTGGGGCGCACCCGGTTCGGCGATATCAGCGTTGGTATTGCCGGCTGTATCGGTCGGCATCATCGTGGGAGCATCGCTTATGCGATACACGCGCGCGGCCTTAGGGGATTTAGCCAGTTCCGGCTACATCGATATGGCACGCTCGTGTGGCATGACGCGCACTCAGGCGGTGTTGCGTGTGGGATTGCGGTTGGCAACCCCGCAGCTGGTGTCTGTTATCGGGCTGACCTTCGCTTCGATGGTCACTGGCGTGATGGTCATCGAAAACCTGTTTGCGTTACCGGGCATCGGCAACGGTCTTGTGACCGACGTGGGCAACCGCGACCTGATTGCCGTGCAAAGCGAGCTGTTCCTGCTGGCCGCGTTCTTTTTGACTGTCGGCCTCGTGGTCGATTTGTTCCACCGCGTGCTCGACCCGCGTCTGAAAACCGCTACCGCCATTACGGAGGTGACCGCATGA
- a CDS encoding ABC transporter permease, protein MSNVRRATTGGRRAAFVIVLHSMWRRAEGKFALIVLALWLLIAIVSLFWTPQSLWATDGYHVWAKPSAEHWLGTDGTGADVFSWLLAGSHTNLVIVLLTVVASMAWGLLLIAAMVARNAALASSSVVVVDALISVPTVLIALILAVPLGASIAVIVIACGFGYGLNLARVARPAALLAARSSYVESALANGASGWRVLISHVMPNILPVLAVQLSLSAGTAVLAESGLTYLGIGVPSGVPSWGHSLATSVKLINVFPLTVVWPGLIVTVVVVALNIFGDVLRDAIDPVTNPALREIGGER, encoded by the coding sequence ATGAGCAATGTTCGTCGTGCGACGACTGGTGGTCGACGGGCTGCCTTCGTCATCGTCCTGCACTCTATGTGGCGTCGTGCCGAGGGCAAATTCGCACTTATCGTGCTCGCTCTGTGGTTGCTCATTGCCATCGTTTCCCTGTTCTGGACCCCGCAATCGCTGTGGGCCACTGATGGCTACCATGTATGGGCCAAGCCGTCCGCCGAGCACTGGCTCGGCACTGACGGCACCGGCGCGGACGTGTTCAGCTGGCTGCTGGCCGGCTCACATACCAATCTTGTGATCGTGCTGCTGACCGTAGTGGCATCTATGGCTTGGGGGCTGCTGCTCATCGCGGCCATGGTGGCACGCAATGCGGCGCTCGCCAGTTCTTCGGTAGTGGTAGTTGATGCGTTGATTTCCGTTCCCACCGTGTTGATTGCGTTGATTCTGGCTGTGCCGTTGGGAGCGTCAATCGCGGTGATTGTGATCGCCTGCGGCTTCGGATATGGGTTGAATCTGGCTCGTGTGGCTCGCCCCGCAGCGTTGCTGGCGGCCCGCTCGTCGTATGTGGAATCGGCCTTGGCCAATGGTGCCAGCGGGTGGCGTGTGCTCATAAGCCATGTTATGCCGAATATTCTGCCGGTATTGGCTGTGCAACTGTCATTGTCGGCGGGCACGGCGGTGTTGGCTGAGTCGGGGCTCACTTATCTCGGTATCGGTGTGCCGTCCGGTGTGCCGAGCTGGGGGCATTCTCTGGCCACTTCGGTCAAACTCATCAACGTGTTCCCATTAACCGTGGTGTGGCCCGGCCTGATCGTCACGGTTGTGGTTGTGGCGCTGAATATTTTTGGTGATGTGCTGCGCGATGCCATCGATCCGGTCACCAACCCCGCATTACGTGAAATAGGAGGCGAACGATGA
- a CDS encoding ABC transporter ATP-binding protein, which produces MSVDVRGLKITIGGKPIVSDADMTIADGERVGLIGSSGSGKSMIAKAMLGLLPLTAVTNGSIDMGSTEIIGASERALADLRGRYVGAVFQNPAASLNPVMTVAQQIALPLRLHYDLTKVERADRVNALLSKVGLDLDMAGKYPHELSGGQQQRVGIATALITSPRFIIADEPTTALDSITQRQIVDLLTSLVDDAGASMLFITHDFSVLARATTRCYVLDAGRIVESGPTADLLAAPTTPQAQRLVAAAQTLTLHTPKEDSHE; this is translated from the coding sequence ATGAGCGTCGATGTTCGCGGGTTGAAAATCACGATTGGCGGCAAACCAATCGTCTCTGATGCGGATATGACCATTGCCGACGGTGAACGAGTCGGCTTGATCGGTTCTTCAGGCTCCGGAAAATCTATGATTGCCAAGGCGATGCTGGGGTTGCTGCCCCTGACCGCTGTGACTAATGGGTCGATTGATATGGGCAGCACGGAAATTATCGGAGCTTCCGAACGTGCGCTTGCCGACCTGCGCGGCCGGTATGTGGGTGCGGTGTTCCAGAATCCGGCTGCCTCGCTGAACCCGGTGATGACCGTGGCGCAGCAGATCGCCTTGCCATTGCGGTTGCACTATGATCTGACCAAGGTCGAACGAGCCGACCGAGTGAATGCCTTGTTGAGCAAGGTCGGGCTGGATCTCGATATGGCCGGCAAATACCCGCACGAACTGTCCGGCGGCCAACAGCAGCGCGTGGGCATCGCCACGGCGCTGATCACCTCACCGCGATTCATCATCGCGGACGAACCCACCACCGCACTCGACTCCATCACGCAACGCCAGATCGTGGACCTGCTGACCTCGCTGGTGGACGACGCCGGTGCCTCCATGCTGTTCATCACCCACGATTTCTCCGTACTCGCGCGTGCCACCACCCGCTGCTACGTGCTGGACGCCGGCCGCATCGTCGAATCCGGACCCACCGCCGACCTGCTCGCCGCGCCGACCACACCACAAGCCCAGCGCCTGGTCGCCGCCGCCCAAACCCTCACCCTCCACACCCCCAAGGAGGATTCGCATGAGTAA
- a CDS encoding ABC transporter ATP-binding protein, translating into MSNSSVPLLSAHSITKSFGPRTARHQVLFDVSADVHAGECLAVIGGSGSGKSTLTRIMLGLESADSGSVEYESQSIVGGRKSPGFAALRRESGLVFQDPFSSLDPRWRVAKSVAEPLSLQRRDLNNTDIDERVAAALTMAGLEPADFLNRYPIDLSGGQAQRVVIARAIINEPKVILADEPMSAIDVAARIQILDTFAAIRAARPSTAIIMVSHDLGVVQHIADRILVLHDGRLEETGSTAEVLGNPQSDYTRQLIEAASL; encoded by the coding sequence ATGAGTAACAGCAGTGTGCCGCTCCTCTCCGCCCACTCCATCACCAAATCCTTCGGCCCGCGCACCGCACGCCACCAAGTCCTCTTCGACGTCTCCGCCGACGTCCACGCCGGCGAATGTCTGGCCGTGATCGGCGGCTCCGGATCCGGCAAATCCACGCTGACCCGCATTATGCTGGGCTTGGAATCCGCGGACTCCGGCAGCGTGGAATACGAGAGCCAATCCATTGTCGGCGGCCGAAAATCGCCGGGATTCGCGGCCCTGCGCCGCGAATCGGGACTGGTGTTCCAGGACCCGTTCTCCTCGCTCGACCCACGTTGGCGAGTCGCCAAATCAGTGGCTGAACCGCTGAGTCTGCAACGGCGTGACCTGAACAACACCGATATCGACGAGCGAGTGGCCGCGGCTCTGACCATGGCAGGCCTTGAACCGGCAGACTTCCTGAACCGGTACCCAATCGACCTGTCCGGCGGCCAGGCGCAGCGCGTGGTCATCGCCCGCGCTATCATCAACGAGCCCAAAGTGATCCTCGCCGATGAGCCGATGAGCGCCATCGACGTGGCCGCGCGCATTCAGATCCTCGACACCTTCGCCGCCATCCGCGCGGCCCGGCCGAGCACCGCCATCATCATGGTCTCCCACGATCTCGGCGTGGTACAGCACATCGCCGACCGCATCCTCGTGCTCCATGACGGGCGTCTCGAAGAGACGGGTTCCACCGCTGAAGTGCTCGGCAACCCCCAATCCGATTACACCCGTCAGCTCATCGAGGCAGCCTCGTTATAG
- a CDS encoding pyridoxal-phosphate dependent enzyme — MTIHNSLAELIGNTPLVKLNHIPQAAGVKATIAVKVEYFNPGGSSKDRIAERIIDAAEQSGQLKPGGVIVEPTSGNTGVGLALVAQQRGYRTIFTLPDKVSESKRAVLRAYGAEVIVTPTDAGPDDPRSYYQVAERLANTIPGGFRPNQYDNPNGPLSHYYTTGPEIWEATDHKVTHFVAGIGTGGTISGTGKYLKEASNGAVKVIGSDPEGSIYSASSRDEVHQYDIEGVGEDFYPKAFDRNITDDIVRVSDAEAFEMTRRLAGEEALLVGGSSGMAVVSAIKYALANDLDENQIVVVLAPDSGRSYLEKIFNDDWMRANGYGDIVERTSKPSLAEQYLNGAPSDEGAGDGLHN; from the coding sequence ATGACCATCCACAACAGCCTCGCAGAACTCATCGGCAACACCCCGCTCGTCAAGCTCAACCACATTCCGCAGGCGGCCGGCGTCAAAGCCACCATCGCCGTCAAAGTCGAATACTTCAACCCCGGTGGATCTTCCAAGGACCGCATTGCCGAACGCATCATCGACGCCGCCGAACAGTCCGGCCAACTGAAGCCCGGCGGCGTGATCGTCGAACCCACCTCCGGCAACACCGGCGTCGGCCTGGCCCTGGTCGCCCAGCAGCGCGGCTACCGCACGATTTTCACCCTGCCGGACAAGGTCTCCGAATCCAAGCGCGCGGTGCTGCGCGCCTACGGTGCCGAAGTCATCGTCACGCCAACCGACGCCGGCCCGGACGACCCGCGCTCCTACTATCAGGTCGCCGAACGACTGGCCAATACGATTCCCGGCGGCTTCCGCCCGAACCAGTACGACAATCCGAACGGCCCGCTGAGCCACTACTACACCACCGGACCTGAGATCTGGGAGGCCACGGACCACAAGGTCACGCACTTCGTGGCCGGCATCGGCACCGGCGGCACCATCTCCGGCACCGGCAAGTACCTCAAGGAAGCCTCCAACGGCGCGGTCAAGGTCATCGGCTCCGACCCGGAAGGCTCCATCTACTCCGCTTCCTCACGCGACGAAGTCCACCAGTACGATATCGAGGGCGTAGGGGAGGACTTCTATCCCAAGGCCTTCGACCGGAACATCACCGACGACATCGTGCGCGTGTCCGACGCCGAAGCCTTTGAAATGACCCGCCGTCTGGCCGGCGAGGAGGCGCTGCTGGTCGGCGGCTCGTCCGGCATGGCCGTGGTCAGCGCCATCAAGTACGCGCTTGCCAATGATTTGGACGAGAACCAGATCGTGGTGGTGCTCGCCCCTGATTCCGGCCGCAGCTACTTGGAGAAGATCTTCAACGACGACTGGATGCGTGCCAACGGCTACGGCGACATCGTGGAGCGCACCAGCAAGCCCTCCCTCGCCGAGCAGTACCTTAACGGAGCTCCCTCTGATGAGGGAGCTGGGGACGGACTCCATAACTAG
- a CDS encoding cystathionine gamma-synthase yields the protein MSAEYNAKFANTDIATRAIHAGQEPDPTTGAVVTPIFATSTFKQDGVLGLRGGHDYSRSINPTRTSFDEQLAAVEGGKYALSFSSGLAAIDVLLRSTIKPGDNILLGNDVYGGTYRLLSKVFVPWGVGLDVVNITDLKAVETALASKHYQYVWVETPSNPLLNITDIAATTEVAHKYGTKVAVDNTFASPALQHPLADGADVVVYSTTKYIGGHSDVVGGAVVVNDEETREKVAFLQNAAGAVPSPFDSWLDIRGLKTLDLRVKRHSANALKVAEWLESQPSDVIERVWYPGLESHPGHEIAARQMHGGFGGIVSVQLAAGAEAAKHFVDHTQIFTLAESLGGVESLIEVPAAMTHASVAGTTLQVPANLVRISVGIENADDLIADLKQALDRI from the coding sequence ATGTCCGCTGAATACAACGCCAAGTTCGCCAACACCGACATCGCCACTCGCGCCATCCACGCCGGCCAGGAGCCCGACCCGACCACCGGTGCGGTCGTCACGCCGATCTTCGCCACCTCCACTTTCAAGCAGGATGGCGTGTTGGGCCTCAGGGGAGGCCACGACTACTCCCGCTCCATCAACCCCACTCGCACCAGCTTCGACGAGCAGCTCGCCGCCGTGGAAGGCGGCAAGTACGCGCTGAGCTTCTCCTCGGGCTTGGCCGCCATCGACGTGCTGCTGCGCTCCACCATCAAGCCCGGCGACAACATCCTGCTCGGCAACGATGTGTACGGCGGCACCTACCGCCTGCTCTCCAAGGTGTTCGTGCCGTGGGGTGTGGGCCTCGACGTGGTGAACATCACCGATCTGAAAGCCGTGGAAACCGCATTGGCCTCCAAGCACTACCAGTATGTGTGGGTCGAGACCCCGTCCAACCCGCTGCTCAACATCACCGACATCGCGGCCACCACCGAAGTCGCCCACAAGTACGGCACCAAGGTCGCTGTCGACAACACCTTCGCCTCGCCCGCCCTTCAGCACCCGCTGGCCGATGGCGCCGATGTGGTGGTCTACTCCACCACCAAGTACATCGGCGGCCACTCCGACGTGGTCGGCGGTGCCGTGGTGGTCAACGATGAGGAGACCCGCGAGAAGGTCGCCTTCCTGCAGAACGCCGCCGGCGCAGTGCCCTCCCCGTTCGACTCCTGGCTGGACATCCGCGGCCTGAAGACCCTGGATCTGCGCGTCAAGCGCCACAGTGCCAACGCCCTGAAGGTGGCCGAATGGCTCGAATCCCAGCCCTCTGATGTGATTGAGCGCGTCTGGTACCCGGGCCTCGAGTCCCACCCGGGTCATGAAATCGCCGCCCGCCAGATGCACGGCGGCTTCGGCGGCATCGTCTCCGTGCAGCTCGCGGCCGGCGCCGAGGCGGCCAAGCACTTCGTGGACCACACGCAGATCTTCACACTGGCCGAATCGCTCGGCGGTGTGGAAAGCCTCATCGAGGTGCCCGCCGCCATGACCCACGCCTCCGTGGCCGGCACCACCCTGCAGGTGCCCGCCAACCTGGTGCGCATTTCGGTCGGTATCGAGAACGCCGACGACCTTATCGCCGATCTCAAGCAGGCGTTGGATCGTATCTGA
- a CDS encoding L,D-transpeptidase, which produces MANDTFSFSSPDDQETAVLQPVATDGLFAAADSGTATPQQSDNGTNNHADNTAYVGEHVMASTTAKSHGKAARIAIITIFAVLLAALIAYFFVGRWYFQDKAAPGVHLGNVSVMGQTREELANTVKQQLNNTTVTFTAEGNSVKASLKDLGVTVDTDKTVDALLNAKTGDVAKLNIFDQPHIALTATTDKETAEQFVTAGLVDEADRAQIATVVYNKSTKQFDYTAGQDGKGPDTNVVNAAVKEAVATPGENATVPVKLQTAKNPIDDASAQQTQFDANARLGLKLTVDNGVNKSVTIPADTIASFLKPTVNKAEGTMSLVVDRDAITKYVTSDSVTKELTVPKVTREVYITPKDEGGVEIGADKTLGVDGIEVTGAGDAPERLATAIEQNQSTDSTVAVKDSPYDVKQVEVPHNFDTANGDKWVHVDLTNQTATAYQGTTVVKKFNIASGKPTADGSMLSDTGTFYVYLKYESQTMVGEGYNQPGTPWVSYYNGGEALHGVPAYMWGEHPIYVQQGIPGSHGCINMQVADAKWMYDFATIGTRVVVDGTTPTSGQTLRPAGADATGWQGGNAS; this is translated from the coding sequence ATGGCCAACGATACATTTTCCTTCTCCTCTCCTGACGATCAGGAGACGGCGGTGCTGCAGCCTGTGGCCACCGATGGGCTGTTCGCAGCCGCGGATTCAGGTACCGCCACACCACAGCAAAGTGACAATGGCACCAATAACCATGCCGATAATACAGCCTATGTGGGTGAACATGTTATGGCATCTACCACCGCTAAATCACATGGCAAGGCCGCACGGATTGCCATCATAACCATATTTGCAGTGTTGCTTGCCGCATTAATAGCCTATTTCTTCGTCGGACGTTGGTACTTCCAAGACAAGGCTGCGCCCGGTGTTCATTTGGGCAATGTCTCTGTCATGGGCCAGACCCGCGAAGAACTTGCGAATACTGTGAAGCAGCAGCTGAATAACACCACAGTGACGTTCACCGCCGAAGGCAACAGCGTCAAAGCCTCGCTGAAGGACCTTGGCGTCACCGTCGACACGGATAAAACCGTAGATGCGCTGTTGAACGCGAAGACCGGCGACGTGGCCAAGCTCAATATTTTCGATCAGCCGCATATCGCTCTGACCGCCACCACGGACAAAGAGACTGCCGAACAATTCGTCACCGCCGGCCTGGTCGATGAGGCCGACCGAGCGCAGATTGCCACCGTTGTCTACAACAAGAGCACCAAACAGTTCGACTACACCGCGGGTCAGGACGGCAAGGGCCCGGATACCAATGTTGTCAATGCTGCAGTCAAGGAGGCCGTCGCGACCCCGGGCGAAAATGCGACGGTGCCGGTCAAGCTACAGACCGCAAAGAATCCGATTGATGACGCGAGCGCACAGCAAACACAGTTTGACGCCAATGCCAGGCTTGGCCTCAAACTGACCGTAGACAACGGCGTGAACAAGAGCGTCACCATCCCGGCCGATACCATTGCCTCATTCCTCAAGCCCACGGTGAATAAGGCGGAAGGCACCATGAGTCTGGTAGTCGACCGCGATGCCATCACCAAGTACGTCACCAGTGACAGCGTAACCAAAGAACTGACTGTTCCCAAGGTGACACGCGAGGTCTACATCACGCCGAAAGACGAAGGCGGCGTGGAAATTGGTGCCGATAAGACACTCGGCGTGGATGGTATTGAAGTGACTGGCGCCGGGGACGCCCCCGAACGTCTGGCTACCGCCATCGAGCAGAACCAGTCCACTGATTCCACTGTGGCTGTGAAAGACAGCCCGTATGATGTCAAGCAGGTCGAGGTGCCTCATAACTTCGATACGGCAAATGGCGATAAGTGGGTTCATGTTGATCTGACGAACCAGACTGCCACTGCATATCAGGGCACCACGGTGGTCAAGAAGTTCAACATCGCTTCTGGCAAGCCCACCGCCGATGGTTCCATGCTGTCCGATACCGGCACGTTCTACGTGTATCTCAAGTACGAATCGCAGACCATGGTTGGCGAAGGCTACAACCAGCCAGGCACGCCGTGGGTTTCCTACTATAACGGCGGCGAGGCTCTGCACGGTGTTCCTGCATACATGTGGGGCGAGCACCCCATCTATGTGCAGCAGGGTATCCCAGGCTCGCACGGCTGCATCAACATGCAGGTGGCCGATGCCAAGTGGATGTACGACTTTGCCACCATCGGCACTCGTGTGGTCGTTGATGGCACCACACCGACTTCCGGTCAGACGTTGCGCCCGGCTGGTGCGGATGCCACTGGATGGCAGGGCGGCAACGCCAGCTGA
- the recQ gene encoding DNA helicase RecQ — MTAHQAALEALTRYFGYDSFRPGQQGIVEALLAGRDVLGVMPTGAGKSVCYQIPAALSPGMTLVISPLISLMRDQVDALNDLGLPAAFINTTQTPDEQAMVFAQAAAGQIKLLYVAPERLETGRFRDFAARTPISLIAVDEAHCVSQWGQDFRSSYLGIGDFIAGLPQRPPVGAFTATATERVRRDIVGLLGLRNPAVTVTGFDRPNLYFDVVKLETKYKAAWVARYVADHPDESGIVYCATRKTTEALADTLNQMGHPAVAYHGGMSPDAREVAQRDFITDKVPVVVATNAFGMGIDKSNVRYVIHHNLPESIEAYYQEAGRAGRDGEPSRCTLLWNESDIVTRRRLLDNDYENERLTPEEQEIVRQSKRRLLDGMVGYCRTTDCLHRYMTRYFGQELSPNAGSTAGEDIAADSSQSGRCGACSNCESTFETIDVTRVAQAISRCVHDVGQRVGSGKIVKILRGSRAQDLAWLNPERMPTFGMLKDVNEARVRDVLSQMATDGYLSIAEGRMPIVMFGARAAETAAPDFHYEIKRVERKSEAAGSGRSGGVADTADSANVPGDALGSYIPDDDEESLFQKLRELRRTIAQEIGKPPYIVFSDKTLRDMARIKPVTNAQFLAVNGVGQHKLDLYGQRFMQAVASFNAGSAS; from the coding sequence ATGACAGCACATCAGGCGGCGCTGGAGGCGCTCACACGATACTTCGGCTATGACTCGTTTAGGCCCGGACAGCAAGGAATTGTCGAGGCTTTGCTTGCCGGACGCGATGTCTTGGGCGTGATGCCCACCGGCGCAGGCAAGTCCGTGTGCTACCAGATTCCCGCCGCGCTCAGCCCGGGTATGACTTTGGTCATATCTCCCTTGATTTCCCTGATGCGCGACCAGGTCGATGCGCTGAACGACCTCGGTCTGCCGGCCGCGTTCATCAATACCACTCAAACTCCCGACGAGCAGGCGATGGTGTTCGCCCAAGCCGCCGCCGGGCAGATCAAACTGCTGTACGTGGCCCCGGAACGCTTGGAAACCGGGCGATTCCGCGACTTTGCCGCCCGTACGCCGATCTCGCTGATCGCCGTGGACGAAGCCCACTGCGTCTCCCAGTGGGGTCAGGACTTCCGCTCGTCGTACTTAGGTATCGGCGATTTCATCGCCGGGCTGCCGCAGCGTCCACCGGTGGGTGCGTTCACCGCCACCGCCACCGAACGGGTGCGCCGGGACATCGTGGGACTGCTGGGATTGCGGAATCCGGCCGTCACCGTTACCGGATTCGACCGGCCGAACCTGTATTTTGATGTGGTCAAACTGGAAACCAAATACAAGGCCGCATGGGTGGCGCGGTATGTGGCCGACCATCCGGACGAATCCGGCATCGTCTACTGCGCCACCCGCAAGACCACCGAAGCGCTCGCCGACACGCTGAACCAGATGGGGCATCCGGCTGTCGCCTACCATGGCGGCATGTCGCCGGACGCGCGTGAGGTGGCCCAGCGCGACTTCATCACCGACAAGGTGCCGGTGGTCGTGGCCACCAACGCTTTCGGCATGGGCATCGATAAGTCCAACGTGCGTTACGTCATCCACCACAATCTGCCCGAATCCATTGAGGCCTACTATCAGGAGGCCGGCCGCGCGGGCCGTGACGGCGAGCCCAGCCGATGCACGCTGCTGTGGAATGAGTCAGACATCGTCACCCGGCGTCGGTTGCTGGATAACGATTATGAGAACGAACGATTGACTCCCGAAGAGCAGGAGATCGTTCGCCAGTCCAAGCGCCGGCTGCTGGACGGTATGGTCGGCTACTGCCGCACCACCGACTGCCTGCACCGGTATATGACCCGGTATTTCGGTCAGGAATTGTCGCCGAATGCTGGTTCCACGGCGGGTGAAGACATTGCGGCGGACTCTTCGCAGTCCGGCAGATGCGGTGCCTGCTCGAACTGCGAAAGCACGTTCGAGACCATCGACGTGACCCGCGTGGCGCAGGCGATCAGCCGTTGCGTGCATGACGTGGGGCAGCGCGTCGGTTCCGGCAAGATCGTCAAGATCCTGCGCGGTTCGCGGGCACAGGATCTGGCATGGCTGAACCCGGAGCGGATGCCCACCTTCGGCATGCTCAAGGACGTGAACGAGGCTCGCGTGCGCGACGTGTTGAGCCAGATGGCCACGGACGGGTACCTGTCAATTGCCGAAGGGCGTATGCCAATCGTCATGTTCGGTGCGCGGGCGGCCGAAACCGCCGCTCCCGACTTCCACTATGAGATCAAACGGGTGGAACGCAAGTCGGAGGCGGCCGGTTCCGGTCGGAGCGGGGGAGTGGCTGATACTGCCGATTCCGCCAATGTTCCCGGCGATGCGCTGGGCTCGTATATCCCGGACGATGACGAGGAATCGCTGTTCCAGAAGCTACGCGAACTGCGACGCACCATCGCCCAGGAAATCGGCAAGCCGCCGTACATCGTGTTCTCCGACAAGACCTTGCGCGACATGGCCCGCATCAAGCCGGTTACCAACGCGCAATTTCTGGCGGTCAACGGCGTCGGTCAACACAAGCTCGACCTCTACGGCCAGCGCTTCATGCAAGCCGTCGCCTCGTTCAATGCCGGGAGTGCGTCATAA
- a CDS encoding S-ribosylhomocysteine lyase: protein MAEETAEKPVVESFQLDHTKVKAPYVRYIDTETGPHGDVISNYDLRLTQPNKQAIPTGGLHTIEHTIAVLLRERIPGYIDCSPFGCRTGFHLLTWGTHPTEEVAKALKESLEFIAYKATWDDVPATTEKSCGNYRDHSLFTAKEWAKQILEEGISSDPFERKVV, encoded by the coding sequence ATGGCAGAAGAAACGGCCGAAAAGCCCGTCGTCGAATCATTCCAGCTTGATCACACCAAGGTCAAGGCGCCGTACGTGCGTTACATCGACACCGAAACGGGCCCTCACGGCGACGTGATCTCCAACTATGATCTGCGCCTGACCCAGCCGAACAAGCAGGCCATCCCCACCGGCGGCCTGCACACCATCGAACACACCATCGCCGTGCTGCTGCGCGAACGTATCCCGGGCTACATCGACTGCTCGCCGTTCGGCTGCCGCACCGGCTTCCACCTGCTGACCTGGGGCACCCACCCCACCGAGGAAGTGGCCAAGGCCCTGAAGGAATCGTTGGAGTTCATCGCGTACAAGGCCACGTGGGATGACGTGCCCGCCACCACCGAGAAGAGCTGCGGCAACTATCGCGACCACAGCCTGTTCACCGCCAAGGAATGGGCCAAGCAGATCCTTGAGGAAGGCATCAGCTCCGACCCGTTCGAGCGCAAGGTCGTCTGA
- a CDS encoding GNAT family N-acetyltransferase, with product MTQSNAANKATGRRFRHATMRDLPQMQKIYARARALMAANGNPTQWGNEFPRESMIEDDIANQRTMLLVDTCNGHERILAQFALCPGEDPTYAKIDGAWLDNDAYVTIHRIAASGLVRHAARDCIRWALKHYGNVRADTHPNNKAMQHVLESSGFARCGLIQLLDRPVDTTRIAYQRHEW from the coding sequence GTGACTCAGTCGAACGCTGCAAACAAGGCGACAGGCCGCCGTTTCCGCCACGCCACCATGCGCGATCTGCCGCAGATGCAGAAAATCTACGCACGCGCACGCGCGTTGATGGCCGCCAACGGCAACCCCACCCAGTGGGGCAACGAATTTCCGCGTGAATCGATGATTGAGGACGACATCGCCAACCAGCGTACGATGCTGCTGGTCGACACCTGCAATGGCCACGAACGCATTCTGGCCCAGTTCGCCCTGTGCCCGGGCGAGGATCCGACCTACGCCAAAATCGACGGCGCCTGGCTGGACAACGACGCCTATGTGACCATCCACCGCATCGCCGCATCCGGTCTGGTGCGCCACGCGGCCCGCGACTGTATCAGGTGGGCCCTGAAGCACTACGGCAACGTGCGCGCCGACACCCACCCCAATAACAAGGCCATGCAGCACGTGCTCGAAAGCTCCGGCTTCGCCCGTTGCGGCCTGATCCAGCTGCTCGACCGGCCGGTCGACACCACCAGAATCGCCTATCAGCGCCACGAGTGGTGA